One part of the Maridesulfovibrio sp. genome encodes these proteins:
- a CDS encoding pancreas/duodenum homeobox protein 1: MTQYADIFNQEMMSSLFPEDRTDQFFEALFGDAEEGSYDITLAYAGNNGDTINFELQLHQRPGCCLACNLTYGLPQVFSRHPIINIQGVAEKVGQAVGKPEKVSWKLGATKEKSRELHVIPLAVSLG, translated from the coding sequence ATGACTCAATATGCTGATATTTTTAATCAAGAAATGATGAGTTCTCTTTTTCCTGAAGACCGCACTGACCAATTCTTTGAAGCCCTTTTCGGTGATGCAGAAGAAGGAAGCTACGATATAACTCTGGCCTACGCTGGTAACAATGGAGATACAATAAATTTTGAACTACAGCTCCACCAGCGCCCGGGCTGCTGTCTGGCATGTAACCTTACCTATGGTCTGCCACAGGTTTTCTCCCGCCACCCGATTATCAATATTCAAGGTGTTGCGGAAAAGGTAGGCCAAGCTGTCGGTAAACCTGAAAAAGTTAGTTGGAAACTTGGTGCAACTAAGGAAAAAAGCCGAGAGCTGCATGTAATTCCACTTGCTGTCAGCCTTGGCTAA
- a CDS encoding tetratricopeptide repeat protein — protein sequence MLEELRYGIFSNNSKHISNDRLTLVGLGASDIYVYSTWDKAVSALENGDIDIALVDESIHDASGAECVRKMRQHAKPALPVIMVTPDKRKESVLNSIAAGVGGYVLRPYSMDTLKRHLFAAYMSATPDEIEQELLNSSWDLVADGSFDEAIDSFNEILEEVTEIDKNPAEKYFEKGLTFLSQEKFGKAIIAFNKAIALNEMYAEAYKGMADAYKGKGDMESYQDYLTKAADIYAIQDSLDNVKELFIEILQNEPDAVNPFNRLGVKLRKDGDYHGAIKAYHQACTFTPNDANLYYNMARAYTYAKDYESALNYTELSLRLDNTLEPSKALHSQIVKVLEKQRRKNTPAPDDTPKVEIDDDLEE from the coding sequence ATGCTTGAAGAGCTTCGATACGGTATTTTTTCAAATAACTCAAAGCACATATCCAATGACAGACTGACATTGGTAGGTCTGGGAGCATCTGATATTTACGTTTATTCCACATGGGACAAGGCTGTTAGTGCATTGGAAAACGGTGATATTGATATTGCTCTGGTAGATGAATCAATTCACGACGCATCAGGTGCTGAATGTGTCAGAAAAATGCGTCAGCATGCCAAACCAGCCCTCCCGGTCATCATGGTTACTCCGGACAAACGCAAAGAATCAGTTCTGAATTCCATCGCCGCAGGTGTCGGTGGATATGTGTTGCGCCCATACAGCATGGACACCCTCAAACGTCACCTTTTCGCAGCATATATGAGTGCCACCCCGGACGAGATTGAGCAGGAACTGCTTAATTCCTCATGGGATCTGGTGGCTGACGGCAGCTTTGATGAAGCGATTGACAGCTTTAATGAAATTCTCGAAGAAGTTACCGAAATAGATAAGAATCCCGCAGAAAAATATTTCGAAAAGGGCCTGACCTTCCTGTCGCAAGAAAAATTCGGCAAGGCCATTATTGCCTTCAACAAAGCAATAGCGCTGAATGAAATGTACGCCGAAGCATACAAAGGCATGGCCGATGCTTACAAAGGCAAAGGCGATATGGAAAGTTACCAGGACTACCTGACCAAGGCCGCTGACATATACGCGATTCAGGACAGTCTGGATAATGTAAAGGAATTGTTCATTGAAATTCTTCAAAATGAACCGGATGCGGTTAACCCTTTCAACCGCCTCGGAGTGAAACTGCGTAAGGATGGAGACTATCATGGTGCAATCAAAGCCTATCATCAGGCATGCACATTCACACCCAATGACGCCAACCTTTACTATAATATGGCCCGCGCATACACGTATGCGAAGGACTATGAGAGTGCTTTGAACTATACCGAGCTCAGCTTGCGGCTGGATAATACCCTTGAACCGTCCAAAGCCCTGCACAGCCAGATTGTAAAAGTACTAGAAAAACAACGGAGAAAAAATACTCCTGCGCCGGACGACACACCCAAAGTCGAAATTGATGACGACCTTGAGGAATAA
- a CDS encoding methylated-DNA--[protein]-cysteine S-methyltransferase, with translation MAIYYTKFMTPLCEIILAGNEDGLSHLHLQTGEGRREFEINPDWVRDDACFEATRSQIEEFVAGKRKDFDVKLNPQGTDFQKKVWAELRRIPCGETRSYKEVAEALGNAKASRAVGMANGKNPVPLIIPCHRVIASDGSLAGFAHGTRIKKRLLELERNF, from the coding sequence ATGGCTATATATTATACAAAATTCATGACCCCGCTTTGCGAAATAATTCTTGCCGGAAATGAAGATGGTTTGTCACACCTTCATCTGCAGACTGGTGAGGGGCGCCGGGAATTTGAAATTAATCCTGATTGGGTGCGTGATGATGCCTGTTTTGAAGCGACGAGGTCGCAAATAGAGGAGTTCGTTGCGGGAAAGCGTAAGGATTTTGATGTGAAATTAAATCCGCAGGGGACTGATTTTCAAAAAAAAGTCTGGGCTGAATTACGCAGAATTCCTTGTGGTGAAACCCGTTCATATAAGGAAGTCGCAGAGGCTCTCGGTAATGCTAAAGCCAGCCGGGCGGTGGGCATGGCTAATGGAAAAAATCCCGTTCCGCTGATTATTCCCTGTCACCGGGTAATTGCGTCCGACGGAAGTCTTGCAGGATTTGCCCATGGAACAAGAATTAAAAAAAGATTGCTGGAACTTGAACGGAATTTTTGA
- a CDS encoding Ada metal-binding domain-containing protein — protein sequence MTKQEYSRARISRDSNFDGKFFFAVKTTGIFCRPSCPSPQAKEENVLYFDSIFKALEAGFRPCLRCSPDINIEYGAGYPSSHSQVNEAVRMIYDGYLNYHSLTELAAGLGISDRRLRQLFVERLGVPPVKIARYHKAMFARKMLLMTGSSITDIAAASGFGSLRQFNDVFKSIFNMTPTAMRKERGIAAADSATLILKYCRNFNFKAMLSFLRERALKGVELVTEDSYSRTFRTSEAQGYFTVTDDPDHSSLKLAIHSADIKCFMEIYNRVRRMFDLDTDFEIICDLFRNDQLLAKGMVNGLVPGLPKAFDPFEHMVRAILGQQVSVKAATTMAKRVVEAGGLASVDDFPDGLEFFFPGPQELADLDLSGIGLTRTRHETLLNAVQAVNDGRVSLSVNQSLNDFYRDFSALKGIGDWTVHYVAMRGLGLPDSFPASDLGVIKALTVDGVKPSPAQVLNLAEKWRPYRSYATLCLWNSLGG from the coding sequence ATGACAAAACAAGAATACAGCAGGGCGCGTATCTCCCGAGACAGTAACTTTGATGGGAAGTTCTTTTTTGCGGTGAAAACTACAGGTATATTCTGTCGTCCTTCCTGTCCTTCTCCTCAGGCCAAGGAAGAAAACGTGCTTTATTTTGACTCAATCTTCAAGGCTCTTGAAGCCGGGTTCCGGCCGTGTCTGCGTTGCAGTCCGGATATTAATATTGAATATGGAGCGGGATACCCCTCATCGCATTCTCAGGTCAACGAAGCTGTGCGCATGATTTATGACGGCTACCTGAACTACCACTCCCTTACTGAACTGGCCGCAGGCCTTGGCATCTCCGATCGTCGTTTGCGGCAGTTGTTTGTGGAACGGCTGGGTGTACCACCGGTTAAGATCGCACGGTATCATAAAGCCATGTTCGCCCGTAAAATGCTGCTTATGACTGGCAGCAGTATTACTGATATTGCTGCGGCTTCCGGTTTCGGTTCCCTGCGCCAGTTTAACGATGTATTCAAGTCTATCTTCAATATGACACCTACCGCCATGCGCAAAGAGCGGGGAATTGCGGCGGCGGACAGCGCGACTCTGATTTTGAAATACTGCCGGAATTTTAATTTCAAGGCAATGCTCTCATTCCTGCGAGAGCGGGCTTTGAAAGGTGTGGAGCTTGTCACGGAGGATAGTTACAGCAGGACTTTCAGGACGTCTGAAGCACAGGGATATTTTACCGTTACAGATGATCCTGATCACTCTTCCCTGAAACTGGCGATTCATTCAGCGGACATCAAATGTTTCATGGAAATTTACAACCGCGTCCGCCGCATGTTTGATCTGGATACTGATTTTGAGATTATTTGTGATCTTTTCCGTAATGACCAGTTGCTTGCGAAGGGAATGGTTAATGGGCTTGTTCCGGGATTACCCAAGGCCTTCGATCCTTTCGAACACATGGTTCGGGCGATTCTGGGACAGCAGGTTTCTGTCAAGGCGGCAACAACCATGGCTAAGCGCGTTGTCGAAGCAGGCGGACTTGCTAGCGTCGATGATTTTCCTGACGGGCTGGAGTTTTTCTTTCCCGGTCCGCAGGAGCTGGCAGATCTTGATCTTAGCGGAATAGGATTGACTAGAACCAGACACGAAACATTACTGAACGCTGTTCAGGCCGTGAATGACGGACGCGTAAGTCTTTCAGTAAATCAGTCCCTTAACGATTTTTACCGCGATTTTTCAGCGTTGAAGGGGATCGGTGATTGGACAGTTCACTATGTTGCAATGCGCGGCCTGGGGTTGCCGGATAGTTTCCCTGCCTCGGATCTCGGTGTAATCAAAGCCCTGACAGTGGATGGAGTGAAGCCTTCACCCGCACAGGTGCTTAATCTGGCTGAAAAGTGGCGCCCTTATCGCAGCTATGCCACCCTTTGCCTTTGGAATTCACTCGGAGGATAA
- a CDS encoding putative quinol monooxygenase — MILLTVKIQAAKGKEQELEAVLRELVKATTAEDGAVEYRLHRVVGTPGAFRFTEKYKDQAAFDFHCNTEHFKALIAKVGELSEGDGDLDMLELIDSIPE; from the coding sequence ATGATCTTACTCACAGTCAAAATCCAAGCGGCCAAAGGAAAAGAACAGGAACTTGAAGCAGTACTGCGCGAACTGGTAAAAGCTACAACTGCCGAAGACGGCGCAGTAGAATACAGGCTGCACCGGGTCGTCGGCACCCCGGGAGCATTCCGTTTCACTGAAAAATACAAGGATCAGGCTGCCTTCGACTTCCACTGCAATACCGAGCATTTCAAAGCCCTCATCGCAAAAGTTGGTGAACTTTCCGAAGGGGACGGAGATCTGGATATGCTGGAACTGATCGACTCCATCCCGGAATAG
- a CDS encoding multidrug effflux MFS transporter: protein MPNFLFITMLAAFPALSTDMYLPALPTIQAMWGISLAEVNLSLVLFFILFSFFMLIYGPLSDKYGRKPVLIGGVGIYVLGCLLCALSTNIWFLVAARIVQACGAASAAALAMALAKDLYQGVERQKVLAYIGVIIPLCPMIAPILGSLMLEYLSWKWIFGCQAVLASLAFYGTLAFKEPEFQKTEGGVIDMLARYLVVLKNVEYSTYCFAFSAIGIGFFGFLAGSADIYIHVFGLTEQQYSLFFGFNAIGFMVGSFTCSRLCVGYSSMAILKISLIGVVLSSVGILLLSGSVYSFAAPMFMMTFFIGVSRPISNHMILDTVDRDIGAASALLTCAYFIVGAAVMQLISFDWPSKINMIGQLGIVGGLIPLLSLFWVARRRAITE from the coding sequence ATGCCAAATTTTCTTTTTATTACTATGTTGGCGGCTTTTCCCGCCTTGTCTACGGATATGTATCTTCCGGCCCTGCCGACAATTCAGGCCATGTGGGGAATTTCTCTTGCGGAAGTAAATCTGTCACTGGTGCTGTTTTTCATATTGTTCAGTTTTTTCATGCTGATCTATGGACCGCTGTCTGATAAATATGGACGCAAGCCTGTTCTTATCGGTGGGGTTGGGATCTATGTGCTGGGATGTCTGCTTTGCGCTCTGTCCACCAATATCTGGTTTTTGGTGGCGGCGCGAATAGTTCAGGCCTGCGGCGCTGCTTCTGCTGCGGCTTTGGCTATGGCACTGGCCAAGGATCTCTATCAAGGGGTTGAGCGTCAGAAAGTGCTGGCTTATATCGGTGTCATTATTCCACTGTGCCCCATGATCGCTCCAATTCTGGGCAGTTTGATGCTTGAATATCTGTCATGGAAGTGGATTTTCGGTTGTCAGGCAGTGCTTGCATCCCTTGCTTTTTACGGAACCCTTGCTTTTAAGGAGCCCGAATTTCAAAAGACCGAGGGGGGCGTCATTGATATGCTGGCGCGTTATCTGGTCGTGCTTAAAAATGTAGAATACAGCACTTACTGCTTTGCCTTTTCAGCTATAGGCATTGGTTTTTTTGGATTTCTGGCCGGTTCAGCGGATATATACATACATGTTTTTGGGCTGACAGAGCAGCAGTATTCCTTGTTTTTCGGGTTTAATGCCATCGGCTTTATGGTAGGATCATTCACCTGCTCCAGGCTTTGCGTGGGGTATTCTTCCATGGCTATCCTGAAGATTTCCCTGATTGGCGTTGTCCTGTCCAGCGTAGGAATTTTATTGCTGAGCGGTTCTGTGTACTCATTTGCTGCACCCATGTTTATGATGACTTTTTTTATCGGGGTCAGCAGGCCAATCAGTAACCATATGATCTTGGATACCGTTGATCGTGACATCGGCGCGGCTTCGGCATTGCTAACTTGCGCTTATTTTATAGTCGGGGCGGCAGTTATGCAGTTGATCTCTTTTGACTGGCCCTCCAAGATAAATATGATTGGGCAGTTAGGCATTGTTGGTGGGCTTATCCCCTTGCTTTCCCTATTCTGGGTGGCACGGCGTAGAGCAATTACTGAATAG
- a CDS encoding TetR/AcrR family transcriptional regulator, with product MSDQNTKDRILEAASRVFCDKGFKSTTVRDICAEADANVAAINYHFGDKRKLYYKVLQLWMDQSMKHSTMLEESVLSLPPKEKLRLYVRNELLPLCTFDDPEKAKKRQIRLLLKEYVSDDCDPELFKCHEDIEEKILFPLVRDLLAPMDDPKIIAQACMAASGVIVHHFLMIIHYPEGEINSEEQLEFMIDFYTTFILGSLKAIKEKYHAQ from the coding sequence ATGAGTGACCAGAATACCAAGGACAGAATTTTAGAGGCCGCCAGCCGCGTCTTCTGTGATAAAGGTTTTAAATCTACAACTGTGCGTGACATCTGTGCCGAAGCCGACGCCAATGTTGCAGCCATAAACTATCACTTCGGCGATAAGCGCAAACTATACTACAAGGTGCTGCAACTCTGGATGGATCAATCCATGAAGCACTCTACCATGCTTGAAGAATCGGTGCTGTCATTACCGCCCAAAGAAAAACTCAGACTTTATGTGCGAAACGAGCTTCTGCCCCTGTGTACATTCGATGATCCCGAGAAAGCCAAGAAACGTCAGATCAGGCTCCTGCTAAAAGAATATGTTTCTGATGACTGCGACCCGGAACTTTTCAAATGCCATGAAGATATTGAGGAAAAAATTTTATTTCCGCTGGTCAGAGACCTACTCGCTCCCATGGATGATCCAAAAATTATTGCTCAGGCCTGTATGGCCGCCAGTGGGGTCATTGTCCACCACTTCCTGATGATCATCCACTACCCGGAAGGGGAAATTAATTCAGAAGAGCAGCTGGAATTCATGATTGATTTCTATACTACGTTCATACTCGGCTCTTTGAAAGCCATTAAGGAAAAATACCATGCACAATAA
- a CDS encoding efflux RND transporter periplasmic adaptor subunit produces the protein MHNKQLAHLILGLLFLSLCSCDSDPKTEASTATPEKAIRVKVMEVSPVTIEDILTLPGETAPYKDVSVSSESAGTVVWLGVKEGDTVRKGQLIARLDGASSGAKFDRAKAAKRLAAEQLRRRKELLNKGVLAQEEYDQIKAELDQSEASLKEMQVNVEYGIVRAPISGVINKRYIDRGERLEVGSKVVDIVDSSIIKTYINVPEMDISYIKKGQKVTVSVDALPGKTWDGVIDFVSFKADRFSKTFEVKVLTDNNGAEIRAGMLARVSLLRRVVKNAVTTPLSAIINQGGERILYVEKDGLAHVRTIELGVISGDRAQITKGLEAGEMLITAGHTMVEDGMKVVTK, from the coding sequence ATGCACAATAAACAGTTGGCACACCTCATACTGGGGTTGCTGTTTTTATCGCTCTGTAGCTGCGATTCTGACCCCAAAACCGAAGCCAGCACCGCGACACCGGAAAAAGCAATACGAGTAAAAGTTATGGAAGTCTCTCCAGTTACTATTGAGGATATCCTCACCCTGCCGGGAGAAACAGCACCGTACAAAGACGTAAGTGTTTCTTCCGAATCAGCCGGGACTGTAGTCTGGCTGGGAGTCAAGGAAGGCGATACCGTGCGTAAAGGCCAGCTTATTGCCCGCTTGGACGGAGCCTCCAGCGGAGCTAAGTTCGACCGCGCCAAGGCCGCGAAAAGACTTGCCGCCGAACAGCTCCGCCGCCGCAAAGAACTGCTCAATAAAGGCGTTCTGGCTCAGGAAGAATACGACCAGATCAAAGCCGAACTTGACCAGAGCGAAGCATCACTCAAAGAAATGCAGGTCAACGTGGAATACGGTATAGTGCGCGCGCCTATCTCCGGAGTAATCAACAAGCGGTACATTGACCGCGGCGAACGTCTAGAAGTTGGATCTAAAGTTGTTGATATCGTGGATTCTTCCATTATCAAAACATATATCAACGTGCCGGAAATGGATATTTCCTACATAAAAAAAGGACAGAAGGTTACTGTTTCCGTTGACGCCCTGCCCGGCAAAACGTGGGACGGAGTAATCGACTTCGTATCCTTCAAGGCCGACCGTTTCTCCAAGACTTTTGAAGTGAAAGTTCTCACCGACAATAACGGAGCTGAAATCCGTGCCGGAATGCTGGCCCGTGTTTCCCTGCTGCGCCGCGTAGTCAAAAATGCGGTAACCACTCCCCTTTCCGCCATCATTAATCAGGGTGGTGAACGTATCCTATACGTTGAAAAAGACGGTTTAGCCCATGTACGGACCATTGAACTGGGAGTTATCAGCGGCGACCGCGCCCAGATAACCAAGGGCCTTGAAGCAGGTGAAATGCTGATCACAGCCGGGCATACAATGGTTGAAGACGGAATGAAGGTGGTAACCAAGTGA
- a CDS encoding efflux RND transporter permease subunit — protein MIINKAALNRQSTVMVLLVFIIIAGISSYASLPRESDPDITIPYIFVQTNFEGVAPEDMETLITMPIERKLKGLSGTKEISSISDDGVSIIKVEFNPDVDIDDALQKVRDKVDQAKPDLPRDLPDEPIINEVNLSEQPILNVVLSGPFSLKRLKVFAEQLEDRIESIQGVLDAKIIGGLEREIHVEFDMDRVAYYNIPISSLLNALKNANVNTPGGSVEIGKSKYLVRVPEDFKHPDEIDKIVVYEKDGRPIYLRDIATIRDHYKDPTSKSRFNGIQSVTIEVKKRAGENIIRIIDTTKQILKEEQQILPPTLKINLTADQSDEIRQMVADLQNNIISGLLLVLIVVFAFIGGRSALFVSLAIPLSMLITFTVLEIFSYTLNMVILFSLILSLGMLVDNGIVVVENIYRHMGMGKSRYQAAMDATDEVAWPVIASTLTTVGAFFPMIFWPGIMGEFMSYLPVTVIIALIASLFVALVINPVLSAKFQDIPKQENNAAPGFIDRMMEATKNIYRPILEWSLDHRLLVVLFSFGFLVVSTVSFAMFGRGVEFLPKTDPKRSDVKIKAPVGTNLEASDQFVKVVEKIASEYPDIEYIIANTGESGQSDEIGTHYSLVKLDYLDIQDRSRPSSEITDEIRERLQNVIRGAEVRAEPEKMGPPTGSAINMEIYGKDLRQLGKITASFKHAIKNIPGLVDLKDNYISAKPEIRVDVDKEKAALMGLDAFTIAQAVKTAINGFKVGVYREGKDEYDIVARLPKENRDSLEDIRRITVSGPKGEPIPITSLASVTMGGGLGGINRIDQKRVVTISADVSGRLAEEVITDINAAVSSIELPRGYSYKFTGEQEEQAKASTFLEKAFAGALFLIFIVLVTQFNSIATPFIILTAVILSLGGVMVGLLITGTAFGVIMTGVGVLSLAGVVVNNAIVLIDYYEQLKEQGRSAREALIEAGLTRFRPVLLTAITTVLGLIPMATGVSFDFINMRLDTGSETSQWWGPMAVAVIFGLAIATILTLVVVPTLCSLQESWKERSARRKTAKLTAQTTN, from the coding sequence GTGATTATCAATAAGGCGGCACTGAACAGGCAGTCAACCGTAATGGTCCTGCTTGTCTTCATCATTATTGCCGGGATTTCAAGCTATGCATCACTCCCCCGTGAAAGTGACCCGGATATTACCATCCCCTATATATTTGTGCAGACGAATTTTGAAGGGGTTGCCCCGGAAGACATGGAAACCCTGATCACCATGCCCATTGAGCGCAAACTCAAAGGGCTTTCAGGAACCAAGGAGATTTCATCCATTTCTGATGACGGAGTTTCAATCATCAAGGTTGAATTCAATCCCGATGTGGATATTGACGACGCCCTTCAGAAAGTCCGTGATAAGGTGGATCAGGCCAAGCCGGACCTGCCCAGAGACCTGCCAGATGAACCGATCATCAACGAGGTCAACCTTTCGGAACAACCCATCCTTAACGTTGTTCTCTCCGGTCCATTTTCCCTGAAACGGCTAAAAGTCTTTGCCGAACAGCTGGAAGACCGCATTGAATCAATACAAGGCGTGCTTGATGCCAAGATCATCGGCGGTCTGGAACGTGAGATTCATGTTGAATTCGATATGGACCGCGTCGCCTATTACAACATCCCCATATCCAGTCTGCTTAACGCACTGAAAAACGCCAACGTCAACACTCCCGGTGGATCGGTTGAAATCGGCAAATCAAAATATCTTGTACGTGTGCCGGAAGATTTCAAGCACCCGGATGAGATTGATAAAATCGTGGTTTACGAAAAGGACGGCCGTCCCATCTATCTGCGCGATATAGCAACTATCCGTGACCACTACAAAGACCCTACCTCCAAAAGCCGCTTCAACGGAATTCAAAGTGTGACCATTGAAGTCAAGAAAAGAGCCGGGGAAAATATCATCCGTATCATTGATACAACAAAGCAGATTCTCAAGGAAGAACAACAGATACTTCCGCCGACTTTAAAAATAAACCTGACTGCGGACCAATCCGATGAAATCCGCCAGATGGTTGCCGACCTGCAGAACAACATAATCAGTGGACTGCTGCTGGTGCTCATTGTGGTATTCGCCTTCATCGGCGGACGCTCCGCCCTGTTCGTATCGCTGGCAATTCCACTGTCTATGCTGATTACCTTCACAGTGCTTGAGATTTTTTCTTACACACTTAATATGGTAATCCTCTTCTCGCTGATCCTTAGCCTCGGCATGCTGGTGGATAACGGTATCGTTGTTGTTGAAAACATCTACCGTCATATGGGCATGGGTAAATCCCGCTATCAGGCGGCTATGGATGCCACCGACGAAGTTGCATGGCCGGTAATCGCCTCTACCCTGACTACCGTCGGCGCTTTTTTCCCTATGATTTTCTGGCCCGGAATCATGGGAGAATTCATGAGTTACCTGCCGGTCACTGTTATAATCGCGCTGATTGCATCATTGTTTGTTGCGCTGGTCATCAATCCGGTACTTTCCGCAAAGTTTCAGGATATTCCCAAGCAGGAAAACAATGCTGCTCCCGGTTTTATCGACCGCATGATGGAAGCCACAAAGAACATCTACCGCCCGATTCTCGAATGGTCACTGGATCACAGGCTTCTGGTAGTGCTCTTCTCATTTGGCTTTCTGGTGGTATCAACAGTCAGCTTCGCAATGTTCGGGCGCGGGGTTGAATTTCTGCCCAAAACCGACCCCAAACGTTCGGACGTAAAGATCAAGGCTCCGGTAGGAACCAACCTTGAAGCCTCGGACCAGTTCGTTAAGGTGGTAGAGAAAATAGCTTCCGAATACCCTGATATCGAATACATAATAGCAAACACCGGTGAATCCGGACAGTCCGATGAAATAGGAACCCACTACAGCCTTGTAAAACTGGACTATCTGGACATTCAGGACCGCAGCCGTCCATCATCCGAAATCACCGATGAAATACGTGAACGCTTGCAGAATGTAATCCGCGGGGCTGAGGTCCGCGCCGAACCGGAAAAGATGGGACCGCCAACAGGAAGTGCCATCAATATGGAGATATACGGCAAGGACCTGCGACAGCTGGGCAAAATTACAGCTTCCTTCAAGCATGCCATCAAAAATATCCCCGGACTTGTTGACCTCAAGGACAACTATATCTCTGCCAAACCTGAAATCCGCGTGGATGTGGACAAAGAAAAAGCAGCGCTCATGGGTCTCGATGCCTTCACCATCGCACAAGCGGTAAAGACCGCCATTAACGGTTTCAAGGTCGGAGTATATCGCGAGGGCAAGGATGAATACGATATCGTCGCCCGGCTGCCCAAGGAGAACCGTGATTCACTTGAAGACATCCGCCGTATTACCGTATCCGGTCCCAAAGGGGAGCCGATCCCCATCACAAGTCTTGCCAGCGTGACAATGGGCGGCGGCTTGGGCGGAATCAACCGCATCGACCAGAAACGGGTAGTTACCATCTCCGCTGATGTTTCCGGCCGTCTGGCTGAAGAAGTCATTACTGACATCAACGCGGCGGTGTCTTCAATCGAACTGCCGCGCGGCTATTCATATAAATTCACGGGGGAGCAGGAAGAACAGGCCAAGGCCTCCACATTTCTTGAAAAAGCATTTGCCGGGGCATTATTCCTTATCTTTATCGTGCTTGTTACCCAGTTTAACTCAATTGCCACTCCGTTCATCATCCTGACTGCGGTAATCCTCTCGCTTGGCGGGGTCATGGTCGGCCTGCTGATCACCGGGACCGCCTTCGGAGTCATCATGACCGGTGTAGGTGTACTCAGTCTTGCCGGGGTCGTTGTCAACAACGCTATCGTGCTTATCGACTACTATGAGCAGCTCAAGGAACAGGGACGATCCGCCCGTGAAGCTCTCATCGAAGCCGGACTGACCCGTTTCCGCCCGGTGCTGCTCACCGCAATCACAACCGTACTCGGCCTTATTCCCATGGCTACCGGTGTAAGCTTTGACTTTATCAACATGCGCCTCGACACGGGCAGTGAAACATCACAATGGTGGGGACCGATGGCAGTTGCGGTTATCTTCGGTCTTGCTATCGCCACGATACTCACGCTGGTGGTTGTTCCTACTCTCTGCTCTTTGCAGGAGAGCTGGAAAGAAAGGTCCGCCAGGCGCAAAACCGCAAAACTGACTGCGCAGACCACGAATTGA
- a CDS encoding MBL fold metallo-hydrolase: MYEKTANFQNGIFTNEHPVNMTAEGLTFIKTLNFFFDLSRKPKKKFPARQLSKDSFPATPAELQVVWLGHSSMVLDIDGVRLLIDPVFGNASPLPCTVNRFQASPIKREELPELDAVIISHDHYDHLEMSTIGYLAPRVKLFVVPLGVGTYLRKWGCSPEQIVELNWEDSIIIQDVEIIAAPSQHFSGRGLGDRNKTLWASYIFIGERHRAYYTGDGGYTDRFKKIGQEYGPFDLTMIECGAYDKLWQHVHLLPGESIQAHLDLRGEYMLPVHWGTYDLAFHKWDDPIRGISALAAEQGINLLTPQMGEVCIPGTSSHTTWWEPA, encoded by the coding sequence ATGTATGAAAAAACAGCCAATTTTCAAAACGGAATCTTTACCAACGAACATCCGGTAAACATGACAGCCGAAGGGCTCACCTTTATAAAAACGCTGAACTTCTTCTTTGATCTCAGCCGCAAGCCCAAAAAAAAATTTCCTGCCCGACAGCTCAGTAAGGATTCATTTCCTGCCACTCCGGCAGAATTGCAGGTGGTATGGCTGGGGCATTCATCCATGGTTCTCGACATTGATGGAGTTCGTCTTCTTATTGACCCTGTTTTCGGCAACGCTTCCCCTCTACCCTGCACAGTCAACCGTTTTCAGGCATCACCTATAAAACGGGAAGAACTGCCAGAACTGGACGCGGTAATAATCTCCCACGATCATTACGACCATTTGGAAATGTCCACCATCGGATATCTAGCACCAAGGGTGAAACTATTCGTAGTACCTCTCGGTGTCGGCACATATCTGCGTAAATGGGGATGCAGCCCGGAACAGATTGTCGAACTGAACTGGGAAGATTCAATCATCATTCAAGATGTAGAAATCATTGCTGCTCCTTCACAACATTTCTCTGGCCGCGGTTTGGGAGATAGAAACAAAACTCTCTGGGCTTCCTATATTTTCATAGGCGAACGTCACCGCGCATACTATACCGGTGATGGGGGCTACACTGACCGGTTTAAGAAAATAGGCCAAGAATACGGCCCATTCGACCTCACTATGATTGAATGTGGTGCTTACGATAAATTATGGCAACATGTTCATCTACTTCCCGGTGAATCCATTCAAGCGCATCTCGACCTACGAGGCGAATACATGCTGCCGGTACACTGGGGAACGTACGACCTCGCTTTTCATAAGTGGGATGACCCCATCCGCGGGATCTCCGCTCTGGCAGCAGAACAAGGGATTAATCTGCTGACCCCGCAGATGGGCGAAGTCTGCATTCCCGGCACAAGTTCCCATACCACATGGTGGGAGCCTGCCTAA